The genomic window CAAGAAGTAAAAAATGTACTTAATAAGAATTTCAAAAAACCAAAAAGATGATGAGCAACTCAGAATTTGGAAGTATTTCATTTGATTTACCAAAAAATCAATCAAATGTAATCAAAGTAATAGGTGTAGGTGGAGGCGGAAGTAACGCAATTAACCACATGTTCAAACAAGGTATTAAAGGCGTAGATTTTATCGTTTGTAATACCGATTCGCAAGCGCTTCAAAATAGTTCAGTACCCAATAAGATTCAGTTAGGAGTTAATTTAACTGAAGGGCTAGGAGCAGGAGCAAACCCAGACGTTGGACAGCAGTCGGCAATCGAAAGTATTTCGGATATTGAAAAAATGTTGGATAAAAATACTAAGATGGTATTCATTACTGCTGGTATGGGTGGAGGAACTGGAACTGGTGCAGCTCCGGTAATTGCTCAATTAGCAAAAGAAAGAGAAATATTAACAGTTGGTATCGTGACAATTCCGTTTCAATTTGAAGGGAAAGTGCGTCAGGAACAGGCAATTATTGGAATTGAGAAATTGCGTAAGCAGGTCGATTCTTTAATTGTAATCAACAACAATAAATTAAGAGAAGTATACGGAAATCTTGGCTTTAAAGCTGGATTCTCTAAAGCGGATGAAGTTTTGGCAACAGCCTCTAGAGGTATTGCTGAAGTAATTACGCACCACTATACTCAAAATATCGATTTACGTGACGCAAAAACTGTTTTGGCTAACAGCGGAACTGCGATCATGGGATCTTCTGTGGCTGAAGGCGACAACAGAGCTAAAGATGCTATTGTTTCAGCGTTAGATTCTCCATTGTTAAATGACAATAAAATTACGGGTGCCAAAAACGTATTGTTGCTTATCGTTTCTGGAACTAATGAGATCACTCTTGACGAAATTGGAGAAATCAACGACCACATTCAAGATGAAGCTGGTTACAATGCAAATATCATTATGGGGGTTGGTGAAGACGAAACTCTTGGTGAGGCTATTGCTGTAACTATTATTGCTACAGGTTTTGATGTAGAACAACAAAATGAAATTGTAAATACAGAGCCAAAGAAAATCATTCATACGTTAGAAGATGAGCAGAGAAGTGTTCATAATTTAACAAACAAACCACTTGCTTCTTTTGACCTAACTGTTGATACACCGACAGCAAAAGTGGAAGATAAAGTTGTTTTTGATTTAATTGACGATGATGAAACCTTTACTCCAACTGCACAAGCTGTTGCTCCAGCAATGAATCAGGAAGAGTTAGTGGTGATGTCTGAGTTTATCAAAAATCTAGATGTAACTTTCGAAATTGTTTCACCAATTACAGATATCGATTTTACAATTTCATCTCCTGAGGTACCAGCTGTTCAACAAGTTCAGCAAGTACAGCAACAACAGCCATTCCAGCCAGTGCAACAACAAAGAGTTTTCGAAAAAGAAGAACAAACAGCTTTCTCTTTTGATCTTCCTTTGTTTAAGCAAGAGCCTGTAAAAAGAGAGCCAGTTGTTGAGGATAATAGAGTTTTGTTTGAATTGACAAATGAAACTCGTGATATTAAAGTAAACGATCCAGTACAATTTGTTCCTGTAACTGAAGTTTCAGACAACGGAATTATTAAATATTCTTTAGAGGAATATATGGAAGTTGAAAATGATTTATTAGCTTCTAAACCAGTTGAAAAAGTAGTTGAGCCTACAATTCCAGAAGAATTAAATATTACATTGAAACAAAGAGTTGATTTTGCAAGTCAGCCTGATATTTCAACAACTTCTGAAGTTTCTCCTTTAGAATTAACTATTGAAGAAACATTGCGTTTAAGAGCAGAAGAAAGAAGAAAGAAACTAAAAGAATTTAACTATAAATTCCACAACAATGTTTCTAGAATTGATGAGTTGGAAAAAGAGCCAGCTTACAAAAGATTAGGAATAGATTTGTCTAATTCTCAGTCTAATAATACTAATTCTAGAATCTCTGTTGGAACAGACAGTAATAATGATTTACAATTACGTTCAAACAATTCATTTTTGCACGATAACGTAGATTAATTTTTAGAATCATAATATTAGGTAACCCGAAAATTGGATTTAATTTTCGGGTTATTTTTTTTATCTTCGCACAGAATTTCAGAATTTGACTTCCTAAATAGGTTTTTAAAGTGAATCTTGTTTTCACCCTGAGCGAAGTCGAAGGGTTAAATTAATATATCAATTAATAAGCACTCGCTTATTCAAATAAAATATAAACATGAGTTTACAAACACAAATCATGGACGAAATTAAAACGGCCATGAAAGCAAAAGATACAGTAGCTTTAGAAGCTTTAAGAGCTGTTAAATCTGAATTATTATTGGCTTCAACTGCTTCAGGATCTAAAGAAGATTTATCAGAAGATGAAGAAATTAAATTACTTCAGAGATTGGTTAAAACTCGTAAAGAGAGCGCAAGAATCTTTACAGAGCAAAACCGTCCAGATTTAGCAGAACCAGAATTGGCTCAAGTTGCTGTAATCGAGAAGTTTTTGCCAGCTCAATTAAGCGAAGAAGAAGTAGAAGCTGTAATTGCAAAAATCATTGCTGAAACAGGAGCTTCTGGAATTGCTTCAATGGGTAAAGTAATGGGATTAGCATCTGCTCAATTAGGCGGAACTGCTGAAGGAAAGACCATTTCTACAATTGTGAAAAAATTACTGTCGTAATTTTTAAGTTCCAATAAAGAAATTCCAAATTCCAAATTGGAAAGATCAATATATAAATTCCAAATTCCAATACTAAACTTGGAATTTGGGATTTTAAAAATTGAAAATTTAAATATTTTTTGACCTCGTAGTTCAACTGGATAGAATATCAGATTTCGGCTCTGAGGGTTGGGGGTTCGAACCCCTCCGGGGTCACTATAAAATTTGAAAGCCTGCAAAGTGTATATTTTGCAGGCTTTTTTATGGTTTGAAAATCGTTGCGATATTTTTTTATTTTTACAAAGGTCAGTGTTTACAAGCAATTTAGTTTCGAACCCCGTCAGGTACATCGTTTTTGCTAATAGGTTATATTTTTTATAAATCAGTATTATAATATAGATCTACAATTGAATTATCTAAAGTGTCAATATGAAATCCAGAATTCATATTATAATAATCATAAATTGTATAAAAACCTTCTAACTTCTCATTACTATTATAATGAAAGCCTACACTATCGACTCTTAATCCATCATACCATTCATCGTTAGCCTTACCATAGTCTAAACGGCCTATGCTACTCAAAATTTGTTGATAATTTTCATTGTAATAATTAATTAAATCTTTATGGGAATTATTTATCCAAGATAAATGCGAGTTTGTTTTTTCAATAAATTTAATAATGCTACTTTCTTTTTCTATACTAAATTCAACCTCTTCATTTAATACTTTTTTATTTAACAATATTATATCATTAAAGTCTGATTTTATACTTACTATAATAAAATATACTTCCTCATTAAATATAAAGTCGTTTCTCAATAATGTTTGGGGTAGATTTCTTTTTTTAGCAGTTCTTAAATCTCTATATTCAATTAATTCATAATGACTCACTTTAAATAAATCTTCGACTTTATTTAATAGATATTTCCATTTCAACTTATTTAAGTAATTTAATTTGTTTGAGGATAAATGGGTTTTAATAAATTTTCTACATTCCCATTTCCAGCCTAATTCATAATAAATTTTAGCAAGTAGATAACTTTGATTTTGATCTTTGCTATAATTTTCAAGTTCGTACATAATATCGAAGAGAGATTCTGCACTCTTTGTGGCATTATATAGACTTCCTTTCTTATGTTTATGGAAATCTTCTTTTGCTAGTTTATATCTTTTGTATATGTTCATAAAATTACCACTAACTTGTATATGTGTATGACATAGTCATATAAGTCATCCCCATTTCGGATAGATATGCTCTATAACGCAGTACTTAATTTTAAATCAAATATATTGATAATTCTTTGTAACGCATCAAATGAACTTAATACTTCGTTAATAATTAATGAAAATGAAATCTAAAGTGCTATAAAAAAATACTTCGTAATTGTTTTATTAATAAGAGATAAGATTTGAAATAAATATGAATTTTCATTAAATCTAAAATTTAGATTTTACTCAAAATCTTTAGATCTTCCAATAAATGGTTCGAATTCTGTACCGCCAAGGTCACTAAAAAAATTGAAAGCCTGAGAATCAATATTCTCAGGCTTTTTTGTGGTTGAAAAATACATTCTTAACTTTGGTTTCAATATTGGTTTACACATCATGAATCTTTAGTCGAAACGAAATATAGATCCAAAAGCATGACAAAAGAAGAATCTATTAAAGAGTATTATTTTAGAATCAATAAGAGTATAGATTATATTAAAGAAAATCTTCATGAAGAACTTTCTTTAGAGCAATTGGCTGTTCTTTCGAATTTTTCAAAATTTCATTTTCATAGAATTTTTAAGTCAGTTACAGGAAAAACAATTAATGATTTTATTAAAAATGCAAAAATTGAAAGAGCTTTATTCTTCTTAATGAACAATCCTTCCAAAACAATTAGCGAAATAGCAACTGATTGTGGTTTTTTAAGTATTTCATCCTTTTCAAGAGCTTTTCGTGAAGTTAAACAGCAAACACCTTCTGAATGGCGGAAGTTGTATAAAAATAGCAATATTGGTATAATAGATAGCAATATTGGAAAAATGCAGTCCGAAATCGAAAACTACCTTGCACTCAAATTAAATAATTTAAAAAATATTGAAATGAGTGAAACTATGAAACTTGATTTTGAAGTCAAAAAACTGGATGCATTTAATGTTATTTATATTCGAAATCTGAATATTCACAAACATGATAGCGAGACATTTGAAGATATGTTTAAACAGCTTTTTAGTTGGGCTTCTCCGAGAAATTTGGTGAATTTTCCTGAAACAAAAGCGTTAACCGTCTATAGGAGTAATGCTAATTTAGAAGGAATGCTTCAAGCAGATGTTTGTTTGTCTGTTCCTGAAAAAATAATAGGAGAAGGGATAATTGGCAATACGACAATAAGTGGCGGATTGTATGCTATTTTCCATAAAGAAGCGCCAATGTCAGAATGCTTTAAAACATGGAATTATATTTACGAAGTATGGTTTGAAGAAAATGGGTATCAGCCAGATAATAGAAATTTCTTCTTAAGTCATTTAAATGATCCTAAATTACATCCCGAAAATCATCATATTATTGATATTTATATACCAATAAAATTACTGTGATAATTATGAAATTGTCATTTAAGATCTCATTTTCTCTTACGGGAATTGGTTTGCGATTTAATTTTAGAATAAATTATTTTTAAATATTATATCAAAGTACTTAAACTAAGATGTTACTTAAATAGAAAATAGGCATTAGATTAAGCAGCCATTTAAAATCCTTAGCTCTTCTAGTAACGATTCGAAGCCTGCACCGTCAATGTCACAATAAAATTTAAAAATCTGAGAATGTAGATTCTCAGATTTTTTTTATGGTTTGAAAATCGATTTAGAAATTATCTAATTTTAATATAGTCTGCATTTACGTAGAATTCAGGTTTAAACGCTGTCAAGATTTTTTCGTTTTAAGTAATACCATAACTACTTAAACGATCTCCGTTTTTTATTAGTACATTAAATTTGTAGTAAAAATAATAATGATATATTTGTTTATGAGTGAGTTATTGCTGATTTAAGCTCGCTAATTTAAAGCTTAAACCTCTGTAATTAATTATTTACAATTGCGTTCTTTTTATTGGTAAGATATTCATAAAAGAAAAATCATATTCAGCTAAAATAATTTTTAATGAAGATGCATAATTGACTCAAATAAGCAAAAAAACACAAAAACAACTATTAGTTGCCAGAATACAACTGAAAGTAGCGTAAAAGCAACTAAAGGTAGATGCTATTTTTTGCATCAGGACTAGTGGACAAAATAACTTTGTGACATCACAAATACACAAAAATTATGATGCTAAATTCACAATCAATTGGCAATAAAATTGTCGCAGCAAGAAAGAAAGTAAATCTTTCACAAGCTGAACTTGCACAAAAGGTATCTATAAGTCCTCAAGCAGTTGGCAAATGGGAGCGTGGCGAATCTATGCCGGATATCACGACATTAAACCGACTTGCGGAAATTCTGGGTGTCGACCTTAACTATTTCTCCGATAGTTTTCAGACAGAAAAAAATGCAGCACCATTTATTGAAAAGATTTCTAAAGAAACAGGAGAGCGCGCAAAAAACAATCCAAGTGAAAAATTTGACTGGAATTGGGATATGTCGCAAGGTAATTGGATTGATGCTGATTTTTCGGGTTTAAAAAACTTAAAGGAAAAATTTAGCTCTTCAAATATGAAGAACTGCAAGTTTATAAAATCTGATTTATCTGGATTAATTCTGGGAAAAAACAATATTGAAGCGTGCGATTTCTCTAATTCGGACATTAGAAACACCAAAATCCAGTCTTCTAATCTTTCAAACAATCAGTTTAACAACTGCTATTTTATTGATGCTAATATTTTTAAAAGTAATATTGAAAAATGTAATTTTTCTGAAGCAGACTTTTCGGGTGCAGAAATTCTAGAATCAAACTTAGAGAGCAGTATTGTAAATGATGTCGTATGGAAGTTTACGAAATTTTGCAAATCAAGCATTAGTAATATTGTATTCACAGGAGCTTTTGAAGACTGTCATTTTGAAAATTGTTCCTTCTATGGAGTTAAATTTCAGGACGCGACAATTTTAAACACTTTTTTTAAGTATAATGATAGATTTAAAAAAGTTCAATTTATTAATTGTAAAGTTGACAAAATTACTTACGCATTTTTAAAAAACAACCAGGCAAATTTGACCGGAATTTCAATATTAGAAGATATTGACAAACAATAGAATAATCACTGATGTGAATATTTCAGACAATCGAGGTTAATAAAAAATAAAAGAGCCTGCAGAAAGTATATTTTGCAGGCTTTTCTATGGTTCGATGATTTTAAGATTCTCTTCTAGTTATTGATTTTTACTGTTTCTAAAAGTGTAAGTTACCAGATTTTTTACATTCTCATGGGTATTATTATATTTTTCATTCTCCAGTTCAAAGTTCATTTTCTTTAATATTGATACAGAATTAATATTGTCAGAAGAGGGGAAAGCAGTTATTATTTTTGCTTTTATTTTTTCAAACGCATATTCTATTATTTTGTTGATTGCTTCGGACATTATTCCTTTGCCTTGAAATTCACTCAACATTTCATATCCTATTTCTACAATTTCATTTTCAATATCAAAATTCCATAAACAAACTGAACCAATTAGGTTGTTATTTCCTTTTTCTGTTATAACCCAATAAATGCATTCATTTCTTGCAATTAAATTTTGCATTTTGATTATATATTCTTCTGCTTTTTTTAAGCTTGATGAATTTTCTCTTCCAACAAAAGCATTTACAATTGCATCAGAATGTAATTTATGTATTAAAGCAACATCAGTGTTTTCAATGTTTCTTAATACTAATCTTTCGGTAATCAGTTTAGGGAAATCTTTAAAATTCAATTCCATTCTGTATTTTTTTAATTCATTTTTTAGGCGAAATTTTGGCTTTTGCTTGACACTAATGAGTTAATACTACTGAAAACATCAGACATATTAATCAATATTTAGCAGATATATCTTATAAACTTTTAGAGGTTTATTATTAATTACATTTTATTTCTTTTTAGAATTTTTAATGATGTAATAAACCGAAAATACAAAGACAATGCTATAAATAACTGCCATTGCCGGATTCTCAAATTTTAAATTTTTAAAATCAAATTGCTTATATAAGGTTACGCCCAAAATGATGGCTACTATCCAAAAGACGAATGTAATAGGTTGGTTTTTATTTTCCATAATTAGATTGTTGGTTGTTAAATATTTTTTGGTTCAGATTTATAGTTTATCCTGTTCAGCTCTTAATAGATCAAAAATACTCTCGCTCTTAAAGTTCTCCATAAACAAGTTGATTAGAGGAACAGTTGGGCTTTTTGGATATTTTTTCATGAATCGGTTGAATTCCTGAATATTTTCTGGGTAAATATAGTTTTCATCTGTTGCTCTTTCCGCAGTTGGTGTATTGTCTTGACCAACAAGATAATCCATCTGGTAATTTTTGTATTGCTCTTTTACAGATGCAATCAAATTTGAATCAGGATATTTGGTCATGAAATTTTCCCATGAAATTATTCTGTCTCCCAAATCTTTAAAAGAGATAACAAGTCCAGCATCTGCAGAATAAAGCGATTTGCTTTCTTCACTTATTAAATACAAATAATCTTTATAATCACGCGTAACGTAGTTTTTAAAAATTTGATAGTAAAAATCATGAACGGGTTCTATTTCAACGTATCCTTCACCAATTTCAGAAAACTCAAGTTGGTGTTTAGAAAGTTTTTCGCCCAAAAGCTTAACAGCTTTTTTATTGGCCTCATCTTCATTGTAGAATTTATCCAATACTCCAGCTTCTTTTTCGGCTATTTGCTGTACTAAAGCGGTATTTTCTTCAGAATATTTTTCATACAAAGCATTGGCTTCTTTATTAGAAAGTGTTTTTAATTTACGAATAACTTCATTTTTATTTTTAGAAAATTGTTCTAGCAAATCAGAATTTGATTGTTCTGTTTGCGTAGTATTTTCAACTTTAATGCTGTCTTTTTTTGTTGTCTCTTTGTTCTGAACGTTTTTAGTGTCTGTTTGTTTGCATGAGGAAAGTAAAATTACAGAAGCAATTACAGTCAAGGATTTTCTCATTTTATAGATTAAGTTTTTAAACTGTTTGGAAATGTTTTTTAAATGAAAAGGACAAAAAAGATAAATTCTTCCTTGTCCTTTATTTTTTTAGAATTGATTTAGGATTTAAAGAACGTTAGAAAGTGTGTTTAAATTCGCTCATTCCGCTAAATTCTTTATACTCTGAATATATGTCAATGCCAAGAAGTATCCATTTTCTAGTTCCTCCAGCTTGATATTGAAAGGTGTTTTTCTTTTCTGTTTTATTTATAGTAATGTACTGTGTAGACCATTCTGTGCCAAAAGAATATCCAGTTCTTGGAATCAATGCTGAACGAGCATTTTCGCCATCGCATATAACGTACAATTCGATTTTTGATAAGAGATCATCTTCAAGAGTAATTTTTGAAAGATAGGTATTGCGATTTGAAGGTTGTTTTTCGGTTTCCCTATTTTCAAATTCAAATTTTTTATCTTTTTGTTCATTACCAGGTCTTGTCATAAAGGATAAAGCAAAAAAAGAAAAGAGAATGGCAACGGATAAGCTAACTTTTTTACGAATCTCTGCTGCTTTTTTTGCGCAAAAAATAAGAAGTCCTAAAGACAGTACAAGATTTAGTATTCCCCAGATTAACTCTATCATGATTTTATTTTTGGTATATCAAAAGTACATTTTTATTTCAAAAAATAAGATAATCCTTATTTTTAATTATTCGTTAATATTGCAATATTATTTTGAAACGATTTATTTCCTAGAAAACAAATTCTCAACAACCCAAGCAGGGCCAATCAATAAAAACTGAAGATCTTTTAAGAAAGAAGGTTTTTTGCCTTCAATATTATGTCCGTAAAATTGTCCGATCCAAGCAATAATAAAAACGCCTATTGAGAATGCCCACAACGGTACAACTTGTCCGATATAATAATTTAAGATTAAGCAGATTCCCGAGAACAAAGCAATTTTAATTGCCATTGCAACTGATAATCTAATGTAGAAAACCAAAACAAAAAGTAGAACTACAAAAGCCCAGTTTTCGACAATAGGTAAATTTAGGTTTAAAGTGTTGGCAATAATTCCGCTCGGAATACTCATTAACAATCCAACAATAGAAAAGAAAATTGCGGGAACGCAAATGTAATGAATCGCTTTATTGGTCGGGTTTTGGTGACTTACGGCATATTCTGCAAACCATTGATCTAATGTTCTCATTTTTGTGGTTTTAAGGTTAGATGCGTAAATCTAATAAAATTTCTTTTAGCTTTTACCGTGCTGTATTTTCATTATTTCATCTACAATCGAAATGGCTTTTTCCAAGGTAATTCCGTTTTCCTGATCTAGGGTCAAGGGATGGTTTTCTTCAATCAGTTTTATTTCAGGAATTAATCCTAAATCTTGTTCAATGGCGATTGATTTTAGAGATATGGTTTTGCCGTAAGTGGGAACATCAGTCTGCATCCAGCCAAAATAAGGCTCTTGATTAATTCTATTTGAATCTTCCCATAAATCCATTCTAAGGCAGAAATTATCTTCGCTTATCGTAGTCCAGACATTAAAAATCAAATCTTCATGATAATCGATTATCGGAATGGTTAATCTTCCGCGATGAAAAAAATGTTCTTCATCAACATAACACCAGCTTCCTCCATATTCAATTCTTTGTTCTCTTTCTTCGGGCGGAATTGTAAAATAATAAGCAGGAAATTCGTTGCCGAAACATAAAGGCATTTCGTCAAAAACTTCTCCGCAGCAGGAACATTTGTAGCTTGATTTCATTTAAAAGGAAAATTTAATAGTATAATAAAAAAACGCAATTTGTAAAATTGCGTTTTGTGTTTTTCGATTAGAAATTAATTTTTAATAATCTTAAAAGTAGAATCTAAAACCTTTATATAGTAAATTCCGTTTGGGAGGTTATTAATCTGAATGGTAGAATTCTCCGTTTGTATTGTGTCAGTTTTAACCAATTTTGATGATTGATCATATATTTTATAGAAAGCACCCATTAAACTTGGATCAACATGTAAATTAATAAACTCTTTTGTTGGATTAGGAAAAAAACTTAAAACTGGATTAGTGTTTCTATTAGGTATGCTTAAATTATTTCCCAGATTTACTATCCATATATCGCTTTCCCCATTATTGATTGTTAGATCGCCATCACTAGAGTAGGAATACCCTGCAGCTATATAATTTCCACTGCTTGTTTCATTTACCATACTAGCTGTATCAGTAGCAGATCCTCCTAAAGATTTGCTCCATTCGACATTTCCATTATTTGATAATTTGACGATCCAAAAATCAAAATTAAAAGAAGTGCCATGATGTCCAGTAGCATCAAAATCATTTGAAGATGTATCTCCAGCAAGAATGTAGCCTCCATCGGTAGTTTGGTTGACAGAATATAAATAATCGCTTCCTGTTCCGCCTATCGATTTTTGCCAAATTATATTTCCTGTAGAACTTAGCTCTACGATCCAAGCATCACCATTATCATATGAATTGGTAACGTCTCGATCAGTAGAAGCTATATAACCAACAGCAATGTAGTTTCCTTTAGAATTTTGTATAATGTCAACTCCATAATCTGACTTGCTTCCTCCAAGTGCTTTTTGCCATTCTAATACACCACTACTATTTATTTTAACGACCCAATAATCTACCTCTCCTTTAAATCCAGTAACGTCTCCGCCGTTACCAGAAGTTTCTCCATTTAGAATAAATCCTCCATCAGAAGTTAGTTTTATCGAATGTAAAATTTCTTCGTAATTACTGCCATAACATTTTTGCCACATAATAGATCCTGTATTTGTTAATTTAACAACCCAATAATCAGTGCTAGCACCATTGCCCATGTGATTTCCAGAAACGTCACCATCATTTGAAGAGGCGCTTCCACATACAATATATCCGCCATCTGCGGTTTGTTGTACATCACTTCCACTATCAGTATTTGTACCGCCAAAACATTTTTGCCATTCAATTGTGCCGTCATTTGAAATTTTAATTATCCAGTAATCACTGTATCCTCCTTTATAACCTGTAACATCTCCATCATTCGATGAAGTGGTTCCTGCTATAATGTAACCACCATCCAAAGTTTGTTGAATTGCTGATGCTGTGTCGGAATTACTTCCTCCATAAGTTTTTTGCCATTGAATAGTTCCGGTACTACTAAGTTTAATAACAATTATATCAGTATTGCCATGATTATTGATTATATCTTTGTCATTTGACATAGTATAACCTGCAGAAATATAACCACCATCTGAAGTTTTAATGATTTTTCTGCCAAAGTCATTTTTTGTTCCCCCAATTGACTTTTGCCATTGAATAGTTGGTTGCGAGTAAAGAGAGAAAGTAAATAATAGAAATAAAGTGTAAAGTAAAGTTCTTTTCATACTTTTTTGTTTTCGACAAAGAAACAAATTTTATTATTTTGATAATTACGACAAACCACATTTTTTCGATTCCTTTTACTCAAAATAATTTAAGCTTTTCTGATTATATTCAAAAACATTATCCCAAAGTTCATCTATGGCAACAAGCGCTTGGTTTAACGGAATCACGTTCCATTTTCCATTAGTTTCTATTCCGAGGCCAATGCTTTTTAATTTTAATAAAGCATCATTCACATCAAAATCCAAATCGGTATTTAGTTTGGTTTGAAACCAAGATTCAATTTGATTGTCTAGTTCTTGTGCTGTTAAAGAATATTCACTTTCGTGTAAAAAAGTATAAGCTAGAATGGTTTCTTTTAAAGCTTCTTCTTCAGAAGAATTTAATAAAGAATAAAAGGCACCGCTGTTGTTCCCGACATTTTTAAAATACAAACTATCAGAAAGTGTCTTGGAATATCTGATCTTCTTATTTATGAAGTTATTGTATTGACGGAAACAATATGCTCCTAAAATCCCCAATGCGATTAAACCTTGATTTAAGGAGGTTTTGCTGTTTAATAAATCGATGGTTTCGCCTGTTTGATAGGCTTCATACATATTGATCAAGGCCGGAATTACTTTGGCACTTAATAATGAAAGTCCACCAAAAACACCTGGGACCCAAAGCAGTAATTTGTCCTTTAGAGACATTTTCGGAATGGCATTCGGAAAAATGGTTTCAAGATCGTTTTTAGGAACACGTTTAAAGATTTTTAATGCAATAGATCCTGGATCGATTGGCATTTTTCCTAATTTGACTTTCTTTTCTCTCAGGTAATCTGCATCGCTGTAATTAAGATAAATGAGCACTCGATCATAATATTCAATTTCGACTTCTTTGGTCCAGAAAAAGTATTTTTTGACTTTTTCTTTCGCTTTATGATGGCCGCGTGCATAGAGTTCGAAATCTTTAAAAGCATTAAAATCGATAGAAAGGTTCAATCCGATCAAATCAGATTCGTTAAAAGCGTCGTTTAAAGCTTTCTGATTAATTCTATAGTAATTGCCACGTTCGAGAACTTTTAGCAACGTTTCTTTAAAAACTGGGAAATTGCTTTTATTGATAAACTGCTCACGTTCTTTTTCGCTTAAATCCGGATCGTAGAGCGCGTAATGCTGTTTTAAATTTCGGTTAAGATTAAAAGATTCGTAATGATAATAATGTTCGATAATTTCGAATAACTTTTTAAAATCATCAACCTTTTGCGGATTTTCAGCAAAGGCAGAAATTTGCTGTTCCAGTAAAAATTCTTTGTTAAACGGAATATAATGTTCTCTAGTCATGCGGACTTAATTTCGTGGCTTTTACAGAGGACAAAAATACGGCTTTAGGCTTTAAACGCGATGTTTTTTTACCGCAAAGTGCGCTAAGAATTTTTAATACAAGACTGAATAAAATCGCAAAGTTCGCAAAGCTTTGTGGCAACATAATTTTTCCGCAGATTTTGCAGATTAAGCAGATAAAACAAAATCTCTTAGATCTGCTAAATCTGCGAGAGATAAACTTAGCGCACTTTGCGGTTAATGTTTTTTAACGTAAAGAGCGCTAAGAATTTTTAATGAGGAAACTTAATAAAAACGTAAAAGTTCGCAAGGCATTGTGTCCTTACAAACTTCTTAAAAAAAACGTAGCGAACTTTGCGTAACCCTTTGCGCTCTTTGCGG from Flavobacterium sp. KACC 22763 includes these protein-coding regions:
- the ftsZ gene encoding cell division protein FtsZ, with product MMSNSEFGSISFDLPKNQSNVIKVIGVGGGGSNAINHMFKQGIKGVDFIVCNTDSQALQNSSVPNKIQLGVNLTEGLGAGANPDVGQQSAIESISDIEKMLDKNTKMVFITAGMGGGTGTGAAPVIAQLAKEREILTVGIVTIPFQFEGKVRQEQAIIGIEKLRKQVDSLIVINNNKLREVYGNLGFKAGFSKADEVLATASRGIAEVITHHYTQNIDLRDAKTVLANSGTAIMGSSVAEGDNRAKDAIVSALDSPLLNDNKITGAKNVLLLIVSGTNEITLDEIGEINDHIQDEAGYNANIIMGVGEDETLGEAIAVTIIATGFDVEQQNEIVNTEPKKIIHTLEDEQRSVHNLTNKPLASFDLTVDTPTAKVEDKVVFDLIDDDETFTPTAQAVAPAMNQEELVVMSEFIKNLDVTFEIVSPITDIDFTISSPEVPAVQQVQQVQQQQPFQPVQQQRVFEKEEQTAFSFDLPLFKQEPVKREPVVEDNRVLFELTNETRDIKVNDPVQFVPVTEVSDNGIIKYSLEEYMEVENDLLASKPVEKVVEPTIPEELNITLKQRVDFASQPDISTTSEVSPLELTIEETLRLRAEERRKKLKEFNYKFHNNVSRIDELEKEPAYKRLGIDLSNSQSNNTNSRISVGTDSNNDLQLRSNNSFLHDNVD
- a CDS encoding GatB/YqeY domain-containing protein, coding for MSLQTQIMDEIKTAMKAKDTVALEALRAVKSELLLASTASGSKEDLSEDEEIKLLQRLVKTRKESARIFTEQNRPDLAEPELAQVAVIEKFLPAQLSEEEVEAVIAKIIAETGASGIASMGKVMGLASAQLGGTAEGKTISTIVKKLLS
- a CDS encoding AraC family transcriptional regulator yields the protein MTKEESIKEYYFRINKSIDYIKENLHEELSLEQLAVLSNFSKFHFHRIFKSVTGKTINDFIKNAKIERALFFLMNNPSKTISEIATDCGFLSISSFSRAFREVKQQTPSEWRKLYKNSNIGIIDSNIGKMQSEIENYLALKLNNLKNIEMSETMKLDFEVKKLDAFNVIYIRNLNIHKHDSETFEDMFKQLFSWASPRNLVNFPETKALTVYRSNANLEGMLQADVCLSVPEKIIGEGIIGNTTISGGLYAIFHKEAPMSECFKTWNYIYEVWFEENGYQPDNRNFFLSHLNDPKLHPENHHIIDIYIPIKLL
- a CDS encoding helix-turn-helix domain-containing protein, with protein sequence MMLNSQSIGNKIVAARKKVNLSQAELAQKVSISPQAVGKWERGESMPDITTLNRLAEILGVDLNYFSDSFQTEKNAAPFIEKISKETGERAKNNPSEKFDWNWDMSQGNWIDADFSGLKNLKEKFSSSNMKNCKFIKSDLSGLILGKNNIEACDFSNSDIRNTKIQSSNLSNNQFNNCYFIDANIFKSNIEKCNFSEADFSGAEILESNLESSIVNDVVWKFTKFCKSSISNIVFTGAFEDCHFENCSFYGVKFQDATILNTFFKYNDRFKKVQFINCKVDKITYAFLKNNQANLTGISILEDIDKQ
- a CDS encoding GNAT family N-acetyltransferase, with amino-acid sequence MELNFKDFPKLITERLVLRNIENTDVALIHKLHSDAIVNAFVGRENSSSLKKAEEYIIKMQNLIARNECIYWVITEKGNNNLIGSVCLWNFDIENEIVEIGYEMLSEFQGKGIMSEAINKIIEYAFEKIKAKIITAFPSSDNINSVSILKKMNFELENEKYNNTHENVKNLVTYTFRNSKNQ
- a CDS encoding Mpo1 family 2-hydroxy fatty acid dioxygenase, with protein sequence MRTLDQWFAEYAVSHQNPTNKAIHYICVPAIFFSIVGLLMSIPSGIIANTLNLNLPIVENWAFVVLLFVLVFYIRLSVAMAIKIALFSGICLILNYYIGQVVPLWAFSIGVFIIAWIGQFYGHNIEGKKPSFLKDLQFLLIGPAWVVENLFSRK